In Salvelinus namaycush isolate Seneca chromosome 12, SaNama_1.0, whole genome shotgun sequence, the DNA window agatccttgatgaaaacctgttccagagagctcaggacctcagactgggccgaaagttcaccttccgacaggacaaggaccctaagcacacagccaagacaatgcagtagtggctttgggacaagtctctgaatgtccttgagtggtccagccagactCCGGATGTGTGCATTAGGCCACACAGTAGCAAAATTGAAAATTTGTGTTTCATGGGAAAGTTCAGATAGTACCTCTCTGTTTTGGGATGTTTTCTTACATTTCGTGTCTACAGAATGATACGACTAGgatcacttttctctctctctctctttggtagATGAAAGTGTGTTCACACATCACTGTATCCATAACACTTGTCTTCACTCCTCCCCCCCAGGACTCAGGTGACAAAGCCACTCCATTCCTCAACATCTACTGTGACTACGAGCCAGGGTCTGAATTCAACCTGGAGTCCATTGCACGTGAGTCATCGCATCACCTGCTGCAGTAGAGTTACATAGAACACACATTCCCTTCTTGTATTCACATGGTTTTACAGGGTAGTGTTCATTAGGACCACGTAGTAAAGTGTTTCAAAATGTTGTACGGTGGAAAACAAAATAGTTCAGATTATACCTCCCAATTTCACCCTGTTATGAACCAGTTTCTTCTGTTTCGTGCCTAGTGAACATGACCCTGATTAGAGCTTGTTTCTTTATCCTCTTCTTAGAGAGCTGTCTGAACCTGGAGCTGCAGTTCACCCCCTTCCAGCTTTACCACACAGAGtaagtactgtacacactacagtGGGCCCCTATCTAACTGGCCTACACAACTTTAGACATAGTTTATACTTCTTTGACTCCTTTCAAGGCCTACCACACATTTTAGGTGCACAATGCAGTTTCAAGTTTTAACTTCTTAtagctgcaggggcagtattgagtagcttggatgaaaggtgcagaggtgcccagagtaaacggcctgctcctcagtcatagttgctaacatttgcatattattattagtattggatagaaaacactctgaagtttctaaaactgtttgaattatgtctgtgagtataacagaactcatatggcaggcaaaaacctgagaagttccacttcctgtttggattctttctgggggtggcagattttcaaccaagctctcattgaaattacagcgagatattgatgagttttcacttcctacggcttccactagatgtcaacagtcaatagaactttgtctgatgactctaatgtgaaggggggccgaaggagacaggaattagtcaccactgccacgagctgaccatgctttgaccacgcgcgttcacgtgataggcagctccgttccatcgctcaactcaatctaattctccggttggaacgttattcaagatgtatgttaacaacattctaaagattgattcaatacatcgtttgacatgtttctactgactgttatggaacttttggacatttcgtcacgttatagtggacacgctttgtgactttggaattgtttaccaaacgcgctaaccaaagtagctaattggacataaataacggacattattgtggacctgggattcctaggactgcattctgatgaagttcatcaaaggtaaggaaacatttatcatgtattttctggtttctgttgactccaacatggcggctaatttggctattgttctgagcgccgtctcagattattgcatggtctgctttttccgtaaagtttttttgaaatctgacacagcggttcattaaggagaggtatatctataattccatgtgtataacttgtattatcatctacatttatgatgagtattttttgttgaaacgatgtggctatgcaaaatcacattatgtttttggaactagtgaatgtaacgcgccaatgtaaactgagatttttttatataaatatgaactttatcaaacaaaacatgcatgtattgtgtaacatgaagtcctatgagtgtcatctgatgaagatcatcaaaggttagtgattaattttatctctatttctgctttttgtgactgctatatttcgctggaaaaatggctgtgcttattgtggtttggtagtgacctaacataatcgtttgtagtgctttcgctgaaaagcatatttgaaatcggacactttggtgggattaacaacaagattacctttaaaatgatataagacacatgtatgtttgaggaattttaattatgagatttctgttgtttgaatttggcgccctgcactttcactggctgttgtcatatcgatcccgttagcgggattgcagctTAATGTCATGCGCACAAGTAAAAGTGAAATGCCTTTTTTTGCcagctctaaccccaacaatgtagtaatcaatatcaatgcaGTACTAAAAATAACAAAGTAGAACAAAACTAAGacagaaataagaagaacacgagcAGTAAGTAAGCTAtatttacagggtcagttccagtaccatacaatgtgcagggatactggagtgatagaggtagacaTGTACAGGAGTAAGGTgattaggcatcaggatatatgataaacagactAGCAGCAGCggatatgatgattgtatgtggtgcgtgtgtgtggagtcagtataaatgtgtgtgcatgaaCGACCCAATGTATGAGTCGAGATTTTAAAATTTAATGTATAAAAAAGCCTGGCATGACGATAGTGTTTGTCACTTCCTTACATTGTTAATGACATGAATAACAACAGTATGTAACTGTTCCAGAGTGCAGTGCGAAGATGGATGCAGTGAGACAGTGTTTCTGCTCAGTGGTCATGATCAGAGGATTCATCTTTACAAGGAGGTAAGCCTATgtacccgtgtgtgtgtgcggtgagATTTGTAATGTTTGGTGTGGGAGTCTAGTAAACGTATCTTCTCTGCAATAGAACGCCTCCCTTCACCAATTTGAAGAGCAGCCAGTCGAGAGACTCTTCCCTGAGCTACAAGAGCTGCCCAGCAAGTTAGTTTGTGTATCCTCTGTCTGCTGTTCTCTcagttgtgcgtgtgtgtgtgtaatcactGTTCCCTCTCTTTGCAGTGTGTTGTGGCTTGATGTGCTGAGTATCCCCGGCGGTCGTCGTCTCTCAGCCTTTGGCTGTCAGAACGGCTGCGTTGGGCTGGCTCTGGTGGACCAGACTGGACCTGGTGAGGACGGCCTATACACAACATACACTAAATCACTATAggattgcgtcccaaatggcactcaattccatatttagtgcactacattcgACCACAACCCGTAGGGctttggttaaaagtagtgcactatatttagGAAATAgggtacatagggaatagggtttatatggggaatagggtgcaatttgcgACACAACCTATGATTTGCTGATGTACTTTCCtttctgtgttttcacatgcgTCCGCGTGGATTAGAGATTGTGCAGAGTTGGCGGGTGCAGCAGGACAGTCCCATCTCCACCGTGCTGCTCTTCCCTCTGCATTCCCGGGCAGAGCCGGCGAACCCTGAAAGggcaggagagaagggaggggacgGTATGGATGAGCAGCACCGATATGACCTCTGGATATTGTTGTACCCAAATGGCAGtacattccctatgtagtgttcTAATTTTCTCCAGtgcccatagggctttggtcaaaagtagtacactatatagggaatagggtgccatttgcgacatAACCTATGATTTGCGGCTGTACTTTCCTTCCAAAACTCTGGATGTGTTCAAGAGCATCATTCTGCTCAGTCGCTAATCACCGACTGACTGAGCAGACTGACTGATCTACCTATAATAACAAGCAGTTATTTTGGATGCAATGAGATTTGTAGATCCGTGTTTATGCTCCGTGTGACAAAATTATTAGATAGGAGGAGAGAGCATTTGGTCAGAACCATTCCCTAGCCTACCAGTGGACTAGGTGGAGCTATTGGTATATTGCAAATTCTATGCAGATGTTGCACCGTCCTACAGTTACCCTACACATAACAACAAATCCATTCAGATTATACCCTAAatagcagcctacctgttggctttTGGTCATTGTAGCCTTTCTTTCTCATTTCacttttcattctgtcattttaattccagcttccattgattagatatccCCTAACTTGCTTGCCACACAAGCAGAGCAGCAATgcaattgtctttctctctctgcgtcAAGTGCAAGGATCAGAGCACGTactttttttgcaactttttccAAATCATCAATAtagagtcacatcatgcagcccttatgttttgatttctaaaaCATTTCCAGTTTTTTACAGGCCTAACACAAGTAAATCAACAATGGattttattgtgatggtgtaggctatattattaGATTTTGTtcaactttttaaaatgtagctgTTCCAAAGGCACGCAGCTTGTTTGCATGGAAGCCCGTATATGCTAAACATTTGCTCCATTTGTAATAGAATTACCCTCTGACaacatttcatgaccgccacaacCATAAGAAACACAATTTTTGTCTCCACACTTTTCTCAGACATTGAGATCGTTGGTTACAACCTCCTGGTGACCAGCAGTATAGAGATGGCCGTTGTGTACAGGTCAGTATCACAGGCCTATTAGAGACTAAGAATACATGAATAAAGAATGCAAGCCATTTGCGAGAGGTGCTTACTAATGGAACATTACCTCAGAAATCTTATTGCAGTGGTAGAATGCCAGTCATTTGTTGAAAAAAGCTTGTTCATACTCTGTCATGGTCAGTAAGGATATTCTATTTTGTACTGGTCAGTGTTTTGTGTTCTCTGTGTGGTGGGTGCTCTTTCTAGTCTTCGGGTCAATGTGTGGTCAGTTAGGTTTCTATGGTCagaatggtcagtacattgtgctCTCAGGGATGTCCAGGAATATGGTGTGAGTTGCCATGCGTGCCTCTCGGAGAGTGACCAGTGTGACGCAGTGCTCTGTGCGCTGGTCACAGACCTGGACTTTGATGGACAGAAGGAGCTGTTACTGGGAACCTATGGACAGGTGAGTTTGTGGGGCTTCTCATAAGGGGCAGAAGGGCtatgagcaaaaataaataaataaaatacagtgcatttggaaactattcagaccccttccctttttccacattttgttatgttacaaccttattctaaaatgtataaaacaaataaaaaatctaaCAAATGCCCCATGATGACTAactgaaaactttttttttttttttgcacatttattaaaaataaaaactttatttacataagtattcagaccctttgctatgagactcaaaatttagctcaggtgcatcttgtttccgtGATCATCCttgaagtttctacaacttgattggagtctacctgtggtaaattcaattgattggacatgatttggaaaggcacacacctgtctatataaggtcctacagttgacaatgcacatcagagcaaaaaccaagccatgatgttgaagaaattgtctgtaaagccccgagacaggattatgtcaaggcacagatctggggaagggtatcagaACATTTCTCCAGcatcgaaggtccccaagaacacagtggcctccatcattcttaaatggaagaagtttgaaaccaccaagactctccctagagctggccgcgCTGCCAAactgcaatcgggggagaagggccttggtcagggaggtgaccaagaaccggatggtcactctgacatagttcctctgtggagatgggagaaccttccagaaggacaaccatctctgcagcactccaccaatcaggcctttatggtagaggcaaagatgaacagagcaaagtacagagggatccttgatgaaaacctgttccagagcactcaggacctcagactggggcgaaggtttaccttccaacaggacaacacagccaagacaatgcagtagtggcttcgggacaagtctcaatgttcttgagtggcccagccagagcccggacttgaacccgatctaacatctctggagagacctgaaaatagctgtgcagttacgctctccatccaacttgacagagcttgagaggatctacagagaagaatgggagaaactccccaaatacaggtgtgccaagcttatagcatcatacccaagaagactcgaggctgtaatggctgccaaaggtgcttcaacaaattactaagtaaagggtctgaatacttatgtaaataagatatttcagtttttattttatttataaatgtacaaaatttcttaacctgtttttgctttgtcattcggCTCCCGctcacaaccggccgtgaatcgaagtcccatagggcggtgcacaattggcccagcgtcattagggtttggcaggggtaggccatcatcattttaaataagaatttattcttaactgacttgcctagttaaataaaagaaaatacaattatggggtattgtgtgtagattaatgaggacatttaaaaaaacatttattttttttagaataaggatgtaacaaaatgtggaagaagtcaaggggtctgaattctttccgattGCACTGTACATATCCCTTGATGAGATTAGTACAAAAATCTAACCTGATCATAACCGAAAACGATTGACTGATTACTCCATTGATTTACTCCATTTGTCAATTTTTATATTTTTGCTTTTGCTCCACTCTTGGATGTTAGTCAGTGTGTTTTTAAAACTACTCATCCAAATCAtgattcaaatcaaattctattagtcacatgcgccgaatacaacaggtgtagaacttacagtgaaatgcttacttacaagcccctaaccaacaatgcagttaaaaaaatgcgaataagaataagaaataaaagtaacaagtagttaaagaccAGCAGTACAATTACAGTCattgtgtgggggcaccggttagctGATGTGCTGAGGGTTTCCTATGCTTCTGCTCCTATAACTCAGGAGCTGCTTTGCTACAAGTTCCAGCAACCAATGAGAGGGACAGAGGAACAGTTCCAACTGCTGTGGAGGCGGAGCTTCAAGAGCCCCTTGCTGTCCATCATTTACTTGGATTTGACTGGAGATGGGCTGAGAGAGCTGGCGATTCTAACACTCAAGGGGCTACACATACTACAGGTGCATTATCATGGAGTGCCATAGCACGGAGTGTAGTCCCTATAATACATTTTACGTTTACattttacactaccgttcaaaagtttggggtcacttagaaatgtccttgtttttgaaagaaaagcacgtttttttgtccatttaaaataacctcattgatcagaaatacagtgtagacattgttaatgttgtatattactgttgtagctggaaacggcagattttcaatggaatatctacatacgcgtacagaggcccattatcaacaaccatcactcatgtgttccaatggcacgttgtgttagctaatccaagtttataattttataaggctaattgatcattagataacccttttgcaattatgttagcacagctgaaaactgttctgatttaaggaagcaataaaactggccttctttagactagttgagtatctggagcatcagcgttttatgggttcgattacaggctcaaaatgggccagaaacaaagaactttcttctgaaactcatcggtctattcttgttttgagaaatgaaggctattctatgtgagaaattgccaagaaactgaagatctcgtacatcgctgtgtactactcccttcacagaacagctcaaactggctctaaccagaatagaaagagtgggaggccccggtgcacaactgagcaagaggacaagtacattagagtgtctagtttgagaaacagacgccgcacaagtcctcaactggcagcttcattaaatagtacccacaaaacacccgtctcaacgtcaacagtaaagtggcaactccgggatgctggccttctaggcagagttcctctgtccagtgtctgtgttcttttacccatcttaatcttttctttttattggccagtctgacatatggctatttctttgcaactctgcctagaaggcagatcaatctgatgttattttaatggacaataaatgtgcttttctttcagaaacaaggacatttctaagtgaccccaaacttttgaacggtagtgtagtcatttagcagacactcttatccagagcgacttactgtTATTGCATTCATCTAAAGATAGCTTGGCGTTTtacaacagcatgtgcaaatgtTATTACAGAAATATATGTACTGtatccagtggcgattttagcatgtaaatcttggggCAAACAAAATAACATTGGGGTATGCATGCCAACaaagccacaacactaaacaatacattaattgcactataatgttGACCAACAgttcccacaaactgttagggcctacataaagctgtcccaacagcagtcccaacatcttaccactgctacacctggctatgaGCGGAGCCTTGtttggcagcgaaacagttcatttaGTCTTATTTACtgactttttaaaaaacatagctgatatggctgacttgcttaaacacatgtggtttctactgacaattgagatgtacaaactatggcataagtggatgacgagcggataagaggcgatccgtaattttgattaagacattaatgagtgagctaggatagacatagtcaatataactatttgttcagcactttttaaaaatatacagcgacagaattcagaacatgggccgttcttacagtattctccctgtacaccaagtcagaactgtaggataaataaagggggcatataagcagacaatgaaagctcttacaatatttgataattacatttctttaaaacaggctataggctacatgtgcaccaccaagtcagaacagtcgGCTAAATTAGGAGTGGAAAATTGCCCAAACTTGCAATTCCGATtcggatgaccgttcaaaacgtattttctgAGTCAGAGCTTGTTTTtttcccccgagttcccagttgtcttgaactcactgaagtctgagatttccgagtttccagttgttttgagcgcggcagaagtcatgctggattgaaatcatggccaatgttgaatgtttatccttttaagttTGGAAAAGAggcccttaaacccagacttggactaCACACCCACTCCACGGAATatcaggctagtgattgctttgcaatgcttgcagttagccactgattccttccaaacccctCATTGTTGAaattgcgatttccaacttgtgtaatgtttatggcgtgagcaccgatacgttttatctataatttctcgtcattatttatcttcatatgacaaggattgaaaaggatttgccagtagattgtcaacttgattcatgatgatgactgctagctaagattttgaaagtatgttgttgacatgatcagtccaatcaaagctactgtagatataacgtgatttgatgtaattttatctgtggccaatgaccttgagccttcttggatgggaacttctaatgtaactctatggcagtaCCTAAGTGGCTTGAATTTTTCAGCTCTACCCGTAGactttgcggtgacgtagtgtccccatgagtgacaacactgagccaatcacggcgcaattagagaacattaccaacccctacactccgtattttccgctggttGCCCCACTACCACAGAAGGCACTGAGCAAGGTTGAAACAcgtgcattttggagctgccttactcaagaaatcAGTTTGTAATGCGACTGTATTAagtcaattattattattttttaaatggttttacattgtttgcaaactgatatgtgacacgtattaatgccaaagtaacatgcaaaaaaaattataaacaggtggggctcaaaacaggtggggttcTGCCCCACATGCCCTGAATGACGAGTCACCACTGACTGtgtaatctctttctctctcccactttctctctttctcttctttccaTCTTTTCCCCTCTCGTCCTCTCTCCAGCACAGTCTGACCAGCACTGCTGACTTGGTCCTTCAGCGACTGGCCGACAGGGGGTCAAAGCTGACCCCTGGCTCGGAAGTTCAGCCAATCCCAGAACGGAACACTGAAGAGAGGGATGCTGTGACCAATGAGGAGCAGAGTGCCCCATCAAAGTGAGAGCcagctgtttttttttgtttttttaatttctattttaacctctatttaactaggcaagtcagttaagaacaaattcttatttacaatgacggccaaactcGGAGGacactgggctaattgtgcgccgccctatgggactctcaatcatggttggatgtgatacagcctggattcgaaccagggactggggtgacgcctcttgcactgagatgctgtgccacCTGGGTTACCTGTGCCAATAATGACAGTTTTACCATGAAGTATCTACACTTACAACATCAtgcattttttgtttttgtttgatgTTGCCTAACATGTAATATTGTCCATATATGTACACAATAAATTAACTAAATATGTTTTTTGCATTATTGTCAAGAAGCTTGCATTTAGGTCTCTGTAATTTTGTCAAGACCTGACAGGACTGAAAATAGCTAAAACAACAAATTCACTGACAAGGTCTCATTTTGTTCATAAAGTAAGTATTTAGTAATTTTACGGTGTCATACAGCACATTGAAGCAGATCATTTTAATGACTAGGCCTAGAATTTCATGCACCCACCTGGAATGGGTCAAGGTATAAAAAATGGTTAAGTAAAATCACTATTAGTCCTAAATTAATTAAATCCTGTATTGACTTATACCTAGtatgtatgtaacagtataactttaaaccgtcccctcgcccatacccgggcgcgaaccagggaccctctgcacgcatcaacaacggtcgcccacgaagcatcgttacccatcgctccacaaaggccgcggcccttgcagagcaa includes these proteins:
- the kptn gene encoding KICSTOR complex protein kaptin isoform X2; translated protein: MLREGKEACPFVEDSFSRFLSQSNMYGLCQAGEQELLAATLKGKVVCFRYQDIQQKIRPVAKEVQFTYIPVDAEIVSIDAFNKSSPNRGLVVGITFIKDSGDKATPFLNIYCDYEPGSEFNLESIAQSCLNLELQFTPFQLYHTEVQCEDGCSETVFLLSGHDQRIHLYKENASLHQFEEQPVERLFPELQELPSNVLWLDVLSIPGGRRLSAFGCQNGCVGLALVDQTGPEIVQSWRVQQDSPISTVLLFPLHSRAEPANPERAGEKGGDDIEIVGYNLLVTSSIEMAVVYRDVQEYGVSCHACLSESDQCDAVLCALVTDLDFDGQKELLLGTYGQELLCYKFQQPMRGTEEQFQLLWRRSFKSPLLSIIYLDLTGDGLRELAILTLKGLHILQSDQHC
- the kptn gene encoding KICSTOR complex protein kaptin isoform X1, whose translation is MLREGKEACPFVEDSFSRFLSQSNMYGLCQAGEQELLAATLKGKVVCFRYQDIQQKIRPVAKEVQFTYIPVDAEIVSIDAFNKSSPNRGLVVGITFIKDSGDKATPFLNIYCDYEPGSEFNLESIAQSCLNLELQFTPFQLYHTEVQCEDGCSETVFLLSGHDQRIHLYKENASLHQFEEQPVERLFPELQELPSNVLWLDVLSIPGGRRLSAFGCQNGCVGLALVDQTGPEIVQSWRVQQDSPISTVLLFPLHSRAEPANPERAGEKGGDDIEIVGYNLLVTSSIEMAVVYRDVQEYGVSCHACLSESDQCDAVLCALVTDLDFDGQKELLLGTYGQELLCYKFQQPMRGTEEQFQLLWRRSFKSPLLSIIYLDLTGDGLRELAILTLKGLHILQHSLTSTADLVLQRLADRGSKLTPGSEVQPIPERNTEERDAVTNEEQSAPSK